The following proteins are co-located in the Armatimonadota bacterium genome:
- a CDS encoding SDR family oxidoreductase codes for MQGLLHNKVALITAGASGIGAAISRVFAGHGARVIIHYRGGEDAAKRLRDDILAAGGRALTAQADLRDADAVNAAFAHASSELGPIDILVNNASIFLDPKPVESLLFSDLQAEFEGSMMTAFNATQAVLPGMLERGGGRILFMVGTMLERPATGYAAHAVGKGAMLAYARTMAKELGPRGIAVHCISPGMALTPNVLKTVPEGEREALRKKTPIRRLQTPEEIAGLAVFLASDLAASATALHLNADGGLADLGGI; via the coding sequence ATGCAAGGACTTCTGCACAATAAGGTAGCCCTCATCACGGCCGGGGCCAGCGGCATCGGCGCCGCCATCTCGCGCGTATTCGCCGGGCACGGAGCCCGCGTCATCATCCACTACCGCGGCGGCGAGGATGCTGCCAAACGTCTGCGCGACGACATCCTGGCAGCCGGTGGGCGCGCGCTGACGGCTCAGGCGGACCTGCGAGATGCCGATGCGGTGAACGCCGCCTTCGCGCACGCTTCATCGGAACTCGGCCCCATCGATATCCTGGTGAACAACGCCAGCATATTCCTGGACCCCAAGCCTGTAGAAAGCCTGCTATTTTCGGACCTTCAGGCGGAGTTCGAGGGTTCCATGATGACGGCGTTCAACGCCACGCAGGCAGTGCTGCCGGGGATGCTGGAGCGCGGAGGCGGGCGCATACTGTTCATGGTCGGCACAATGCTGGAACGGCCGGCCACGGGATACGCGGCGCACGCGGTCGGCAAGGGGGCGATGCTGGCGTACGCGCGAACGATGGCGAAGGAGTTGGGGCCGAGGGGCATTGCGGTGCACTGCATTTCGCCGGGGATGGCGCTCACGCCGAACGTCCTGAAAACAGTTCCCGAAGGGGAGCGGGAGGCGCTTCGAAAGAAAACGCCGATCCGCCGCCTTCAGACGCCGGAGGAAATCGCCGGCCTGGCGGTATTCCTCGCCTCGGATCTAGCGGCCAGCGCCACGGCTCTGCATCTGAACGCCGATGGCGGACTGGCGGACTTGGGCGGAATCTGA
- a CDS encoding isocitrate/isopropylmalate dehydrogenase family protein encodes MKHTIALLPGDGIGPEITDATIRVLAAAGTEIDWVPLEAGAEVTAKYGEPMPQHVLSEILKCRVALKGPIGTPIGKGFRSANVALRQSLDLYAAVRPSKTVPGIPTRYDHVDITVVRENTEGLYSGIEHLVIPGVAESIKVMTEKACTRISRFAFEHARRIGKSKVTFVHKANIMKISDGLFLECYRKVARDYQEIEPDEMIVDNMCMQLVKDPTRFQVLVMENLYGDIVSDLCSGLVGGLGVVGGANFGDHVAVFEAVHGSAPDIAGKGIANPTALLMSACMMLDHLEERQAAVRVRTALETVLGEGKHTTGDLGGSASTKEFTEAVIETMK; translated from the coding sequence TTGAAGCATACCATCGCGCTGCTGCCGGGGGACGGCATAGGCCCCGAGATCACGGACGCGACCATCCGCGTGCTCGCGGCGGCCGGAACCGAGATCGACTGGGTCCCGCTTGAGGCAGGCGCGGAGGTTACCGCCAAATACGGCGAGCCCATGCCGCAGCACGTCCTCAGTGAGATCCTGAAGTGCCGCGTCGCGCTGAAGGGCCCCATCGGCACCCCCATCGGCAAGGGGTTCAGAAGCGCCAACGTGGCGCTCCGCCAGTCCCTTGACCTGTATGCGGCGGTCCGCCCGTCCAAGACCGTGCCCGGCATCCCCACTCGCTACGACCACGTCGACATCACTGTCGTTCGCGAAAACACCGAAGGCCTTTACTCGGGGATAGAGCATCTCGTGATCCCCGGAGTGGCGGAAAGCATCAAAGTCATGACCGAGAAGGCGTGCACGCGAATCAGCCGATTTGCGTTCGAACACGCTCGCCGCATCGGCAAGAGCAAGGTAACCTTCGTCCATAAGGCCAATATCATGAAGATCTCGGACGGCCTTTTCCTGGAGTGCTATCGCAAGGTGGCCCGCGACTACCAGGAGATCGAGCCGGACGAGATGATCGTTGACAACATGTGCATGCAACTGGTCAAGGATCCCACGCGCTTCCAGGTGCTGGTAATGGAAAACCTGTACGGCGATATCGTGAGCGACCTTTGCTCCGGACTGGTCGGCGGCCTCGGCGTGGTTGGGGGCGCCAACTTCGGCGACCATGTGGCGGTATTTGAGGCGGTTCACGGCAGCGCGCCGGACATCGCCGGAAAGGGAATCGCCAACCCCACCGCGCTGTTGATGTCCGCCTGCATGATGCTGGACCACCTGGAAGAGCGCCAGGCAGCCGTCAGGGTGCGCACCGCGCTGGAAACCGTTCTGGGTGAAGGCAAGCACACAACAGGGGACCTCGGTGGATCGGCGAGCACGAAGGAGTTCACGGAAGCGGTGATTGAAACGATGAAGTAG
- a CDS encoding ABC transporter permease — protein sequence MKKRLRLPAGAVNLGGLALAWLAVFGYFSYYAPSFHTMDNLETLARQGTVVSMSALGMTYVIVSGGIDLSVGSIMAFVTVVVAWILQRNMGPVAALAAGVGAGAFCGLVNGFLITRLKVAPFIVTLGTYLIVRGAAKGMAHEQKIDAPITWLNDLVARLGPDQRAMLFPAGVWLMLVLAVAVAWALRYTQFGRHVVAVGSSEAAARLCGVPVERVKLLVYTMSGLFAGLGGLLLFSRLSVGDPTVAIGQELDVIAAVVIGGASLSGGEGSVVGSLLGAFIMTTLRSGGSQIGWENWRQEMITGGIIIISVALDRLRARRAV from the coding sequence ATGAAGAAGAGGCTTCGTCTTCCTGCTGGAGCGGTGAACCTCGGAGGGTTGGCGCTCGCGTGGCTCGCCGTGTTCGGCTATTTCAGTTACTACGCCCCCAGTTTCCACACGATGGACAACCTGGAGACGTTGGCGCGCCAGGGCACCGTTGTGAGCATGTCGGCGCTGGGAATGACCTACGTTATCGTTTCGGGCGGGATCGATCTGTCCGTCGGTTCCATCATGGCGTTTGTGACGGTGGTGGTGGCGTGGATACTCCAGCGGAATATGGGGCCCGTGGCGGCGCTGGCGGCCGGTGTTGGCGCCGGAGCGTTCTGTGGACTCGTCAACGGCTTCCTCATCACACGCCTGAAGGTGGCCCCGTTCATCGTTACGCTGGGCACCTACCTCATCGTCCGCGGCGCCGCGAAAGGCATGGCGCACGAGCAGAAAATCGACGCCCCCATCACCTGGTTGAACGACCTTGTCGCGCGATTGGGGCCGGATCAACGTGCGATGCTTTTCCCCGCCGGCGTGTGGCTGATGCTGGTTCTGGCGGTGGCCGTCGCGTGGGCGCTCCGCTACACGCAGTTCGGCCGACACGTTGTGGCGGTGGGTTCCAGTGAGGCGGCCGCGCGCCTCTGCGGCGTCCCGGTGGAGCGTGTGAAACTGCTGGTCTACACGATGAGCGGGCTTTTCGCCGGACTGGGCGGGCTCCTCCTGTTTTCCAGGCTGAGTGTGGGTGACCCAACGGTGGCGATCGGGCAGGAACTCGACGTCATCGCGGCCGTGGTCATCGGCGGCGCCAGCCTGTCCGGCGGAGAAGGCTCCGTGGTCGGATCACTGCTCGGCGCGTTCATCATGACGACTCTCCGCTCCGGGGGGTCGCAGATCGGGTGGGAAAACTGGCGTCAGGAGATGATCACCGGTGGAATCATCATCATCTCGGTCGCGCTGGACCGTCTTCGGGCGCGTAGGGCAGTCTGA
- a CDS encoding sugar ABC transporter ATP-binding protein — MQSPGTPDSPPLLAMRGITKRFGATTALDGVDFEAREGEVHALVGENGSGKSTLMYVLAGALRPDEGTMTFAGEAFRPRNPMDARRRGVAMIHQELSLCGHLSVTENVLLGMEDARFGVLRRGEMKSRCLRALDMLGYGHLDPDVPVRSLPIAIRQVAEIARAVAIGCRVVVLDEPTSSLSERDAERLFDVIAILRSQGHAIVYISHFMDEIQRVSDRLTVLRDGKMIGTRITGDATPDDIVTMMVGRKIDSLYPRSNRPLGEPLLQVAGLAGVSKPESAGFVLHRGEVLGIAGLNGSGRTELLRALFGLDAIRRGEIRLGVHIGWASPARRWAQGAGLLSEDRKLEGLALPMSIADNVTLSSLHRMGTAGTIRPRRQNTAAAEWIRRLDIRCLGPQQPVRDLSGGNQQKVALARLLLHGVDVLLLDEPTRGIDVGSKEMIYRLIDESARDGKAILMVSSYLPELMGVCDRIAVMHKGELGAAVPVDRTTAETLMREATGS, encoded by the coding sequence ATGCAGTCTCCCGGCACTCCCGATTCACCCCCCCTTCTGGCGATGCGCGGCATCACCAAACGGTTTGGCGCTACGACTGCGCTCGATGGAGTGGATTTCGAGGCGCGCGAAGGGGAAGTGCACGCCCTTGTTGGGGAGAACGGCTCCGGCAAGAGCACCTTGATGTATGTGCTTGCGGGCGCTCTGCGGCCGGACGAAGGCACGATGACCTTCGCCGGTGAAGCGTTCCGCCCGCGCAACCCGATGGACGCCCGCCGACGCGGCGTGGCAATGATCCACCAGGAATTGTCGCTGTGCGGCCATCTTTCCGTGACCGAGAATGTGCTGCTTGGCATGGAAGACGCCCGTTTTGGCGTCCTCCGCCGAGGCGAGATGAAGAGCCGCTGCCTTCGAGCCCTCGATATGCTGGGCTACGGACACCTCGATCCGGACGTTCCGGTTCGAAGCCTGCCAATCGCCATCCGCCAGGTGGCTGAAATTGCCCGCGCCGTTGCGATTGGCTGCCGCGTAGTCGTACTCGACGAGCCCACCAGCAGTCTGTCGGAAAGAGACGCGGAGCGGCTCTTCGATGTGATCGCCATCTTGAGGTCGCAGGGGCACGCCATCGTCTACATCTCGCATTTCATGGACGAGATCCAGCGCGTTTCCGACCGGTTGACCGTACTGCGCGACGGCAAAATGATAGGGACGCGAATCACCGGCGACGCGACACCCGACGACATCGTGACGATGATGGTCGGCCGCAAGATCGATTCCTTGTATCCTCGCTCGAACCGCCCTCTCGGCGAGCCGCTGCTGCAAGTGGCGGGCCTCGCCGGTGTATCGAAGCCCGAAAGCGCCGGGTTTGTCCTGCATCGCGGGGAAGTGCTGGGAATCGCGGGTCTCAACGGTTCGGGCCGCACGGAACTCCTGCGAGCGCTGTTCGGCCTGGACGCGATCCGGCGGGGTGAGATCAGGCTGGGGGTTCACATCGGATGGGCGTCGCCGGCCCGCCGTTGGGCGCAGGGCGCCGGCCTGCTGAGCGAAGACCGCAAACTGGAAGGCCTCGCGCTCCCAATGAGCATCGCCGACAACGTAACGCTCAGCAGCCTGCACCGCATGGGAACGGCGGGAACGATCCGGCCGCGGCGACAGAATACGGCCGCTGCGGAGTGGATCCGACGCCTCGACATCCGGTGCCTGGGGCCCCAGCAGCCCGTGCGCGACCTGTCCGGCGGCAACCAGCAAAAGGTCGCGTTGGCGCGCCTGCTGCTGCACGGGGTCGACGTTTTGCTGCTGGATGAGCCTACGCGCGGCATCGACGTAGGCAGCAAGGAGATGATCTACCGCCTCATCGATGAATCCGCGCGGGACGGCAAGGCCATCCTGATGGTCAGCAGTTACCTACCGGAATTGATGGGGGTGTGCGATCGCATCGCGGTGATGCACAAGGGTGAACTCGGAGCGGCGGTCCCGGTGGACCGGACGACCGCCGAAACCCTGATGAGAGAGGCAACCGGATCGTGA
- a CDS encoding substrate-binding domain-containing protein, translated as MRFERMIGLALFAAILTGCGNKSSAPPPTGEAGKSLKIAVIPKGTTHEFWKAVHAGAADAAKEDGVEIVWKGPLKEDDRESQIKVVEDFVVNKVSGIVLAPLDDTALRTPVAEATKSGIPVLIIDSALKSQDYVSFVATDNFKGGQIAGKQLIELLGGKGKVVMMRYQEGSASTHDREEGFLSAIKAAPGIQVLSSNQYGGATTESAQKMGENLLTPYKTPDGSVGVDGIFCPNESTTFGMLRVLQDGGFAGKVRFVGFDSSQKLVDALKAGQIDGLVLQNPYKMGYLGVKTLVQSLKGTKVEKRIDTGVTLATKENMDTAAIQKLLAPPRI; from the coding sequence ATGAGATTCGAGCGAATGATCGGGTTGGCTCTGTTTGCCGCGATTCTTACCGGGTGTGGCAATAAATCGTCCGCCCCGCCGCCGACCGGCGAGGCCGGGAAATCCCTCAAAATCGCGGTGATCCCCAAGGGCACCACCCACGAGTTCTGGAAAGCGGTCCACGCCGGGGCCGCCGATGCGGCGAAGGAAGACGGCGTCGAGATCGTGTGGAAGGGTCCGTTGAAGGAAGACGATCGGGAGAGCCAGATCAAGGTCGTCGAGGACTTCGTGGTCAACAAGGTGAGCGGCATCGTCCTCGCGCCACTGGACGACACTGCGCTTCGGACGCCGGTCGCGGAAGCCACGAAGAGCGGCATCCCGGTGCTGATTATCGATTCCGCTCTGAAAAGCCAGGACTACGTGAGTTTCGTCGCCACGGATAACTTCAAAGGCGGCCAGATCGCCGGCAAGCAGTTAATCGAGCTGCTTGGCGGTAAAGGCAAGGTTGTTATGATGCGCTACCAGGAGGGCTCGGCCAGCACTCACGACCGCGAGGAGGGCTTCCTGAGCGCCATCAAGGCCGCGCCGGGGATTCAGGTGTTGAGCTCCAATCAGTATGGCGGCGCGACCACGGAATCGGCCCAGAAGATGGGCGAAAACCTGTTGACGCCCTACAAGACGCCGGACGGCTCAGTGGGCGTCGACGGCATCTTCTGCCCCAATGAGAGCACCACCTTCGGGATGCTGCGCGTGCTGCAGGACGGCGGTTTCGCTGGCAAGGTGAGGTTCGTGGGATTCGACTCGTCACAGAAACTTGTCGATGCTCTGAAGGCGGGCCAGATAGATGGCCTGGTGCTGCAGAACCCGTACAAGATGGGCTACCTGGGCGTCAAGACGTTGGTGCAGAGCCTGAAGGGTACGAAGGTGGAGAAGCGAATCGACACCGGCGTGACCCTCGCGACGAAGGAGAATATGGACACAGCGGCGATCCAGAAGCTCCTCGCGCCGCCCCGGATCTAG
- a CDS encoding DUF2283 domain-containing protein has translation MEERLTFRFDREGDILYVNRVPPYAEQESEELEDGVVARLKPHTGDVENWEVLFFSTRLMRDTLFDLPTHVSLQKAS, from the coding sequence ATGGAAGAAAGGCTGACATTTCGGTTCGACCGGGAAGGCGATATTCTGTACGTAAACCGGGTGCCTCCCTACGCTGAACAGGAGTCCGAAGAATTGGAGGACGGGGTAGTTGCGCGCCTGAAACCGCACACCGGCGACGTGGAAAACTGGGAAGTGTTGTTCTTCTCCACCCGATTGATGCGCGACACGCTTTTCGACCTGCCCACGCACGTCAGTCTTCAGAAGGCGTCGTAG
- a CDS encoding YifB family Mg chelatase-like AAA ATPase — protein MALAKAFSAAVHGIDAYLVEVEVDVGRGMAGQFPIVGLPDTAVQEARERVRSAIRNTGLAFPDKRITVNLAPADVRKEGPGLDLPIACGLLAASGQIERLALKDTVLIGELALDGAVRPVSGVLPIALGTKTAGMRRLIVPTANAHEAAVVTDVEIYPVESLAEVVGLLNDGVGAEPFSGPSPFSDLEDPIFEVDFNDVKGQDHAKRALEVAAAGGHNCLMVGPPGSGKTMLARRLPTILPPLTLDEALEVTKIYSIAGQLPSNTALLTTRPFRAPHHTISYAGLVGGGSYPKPGEVSLAHNGLLFLDELPEFRRDILEMLRQPLEDGVVTIARIAGSIAYPARVMFIGAANPCPCGHHGDTMRACTCNPFQIQKYRQRLSGPLLDRLDIHIEVPRLKQEEMVQKGGTGPASKEIRVRVQKARDIQGERFAGLGIYTNAQMTSKHLRKFCIVDDATQSLLRAAINQLALSARAYDRVLKLARTIADLEALPDIAPAHVAEALQYRSLDRKLWQ, from the coding sequence ATGGCTCTTGCGAAAGCGTTCTCCGCGGCGGTTCACGGCATAGACGCGTATCTCGTTGAGGTGGAAGTGGACGTTGGCCGCGGCATGGCCGGCCAGTTCCCCATCGTCGGCCTCCCCGACACGGCGGTCCAGGAAGCCCGCGAGCGCGTGCGCTCCGCCATCCGCAATACCGGCCTCGCGTTTCCGGATAAGCGTATCACGGTGAACCTCGCGCCCGCCGACGTGCGCAAGGAAGGGCCCGGCCTGGATCTCCCCATCGCATGCGGCCTGCTGGCGGCATCCGGTCAGATCGAACGCCTCGCTCTGAAGGACACCGTGCTCATTGGTGAGCTTGCGCTCGATGGCGCCGTGCGTCCCGTGTCCGGCGTGCTGCCGATCGCGCTCGGCACAAAGACCGCCGGCATGCGCCGCCTGATCGTGCCCACAGCGAACGCACATGAAGCCGCCGTCGTCACAGACGTCGAGATCTACCCGGTGGAGTCGCTGGCGGAGGTCGTCGGACTGCTGAACGACGGCGTCGGCGCGGAGCCGTTCAGCGGACCGTCGCCGTTCAGCGACCTGGAAGACCCCATCTTCGAGGTCGATTTCAACGACGTGAAGGGTCAGGACCACGCCAAGCGCGCGCTGGAGGTGGCGGCGGCGGGCGGTCACAACTGTCTGATGGTTGGTCCTCCGGGATCCGGCAAGACGATGCTGGCGCGGCGCTTGCCGACCATCCTGCCTCCCCTTACGCTGGACGAGGCGCTGGAAGTCACGAAGATCTACTCTATCGCGGGCCAATTGCCATCCAACACCGCCTTGCTCACAACGCGCCCGTTCCGCGCGCCGCACCACACGATCTCGTACGCGGGGTTGGTCGGCGGTGGGTCGTATCCCAAGCCGGGTGAGGTCAGTCTCGCACACAACGGCTTGCTGTTCCTGGACGAGTTGCCGGAGTTCCGCCGCGATATCCTCGAGATGCTGCGCCAACCTCTCGAGGACGGCGTCGTCACGATAGCCCGCATCGCTGGCAGCATCGCCTACCCGGCGCGCGTTATGTTCATCGGCGCGGCGAATCCGTGCCCGTGCGGTCACCACGGTGACACGATGCGCGCGTGCACATGCAACCCGTTCCAGATCCAGAAGTACCGCCAGCGGCTTAGCGGTCCGCTTCTCGACCGCCTCGATATCCACATCGAGGTCCCGCGCTTGAAGCAGGAGGAGATGGTCCAGAAGGGCGGCACGGGGCCGGCGAGCAAGGAGATTCGCGTCCGCGTGCAGAAGGCGCGCGATATCCAGGGCGAGCGCTTCGCCGGCCTGGGCATCTACACCAACGCCCAGATGACCAGCAAGCACCTGCGCAAGTTCTGCATTGTGGACGATGCCACCCAGAGCCTCCTGCGCGCCGCCATCAACCAGTTGGCGCTCTCGGCAAGAGCCTACGACCGCGTGCTAAAACTGGCCCGTACCATCGCGGACCTCGAGGCCCTGCCGGACATCGCCCCCGCCCACGTGGCTGAGGCCCTGCAATACCGGAGCCTTGATAGGAAGTTGTGGCAGTAG
- a CDS encoding PilT/PilU family type 4a pilus ATPase translates to MSSIHDLLEQAIQSRASDLLIKAGAPPAIRVDGRIVAAQQQAMTPEDTEAIALNIIDTASRDRLLKLGAAGRRVEEIDQIDADVALAHLREQDELDLVFTIPNLIRVRANLYLQQGTIAAALRIIPLVPRTIEQLNLPHILRDVAGKPQGLVIVTGPTGSGKSTTLAGLIEEINNTRAANIVTVEDPIEYVFRDKRSMIQQREIGQDTRSFTTALRSVLRQSPDVIMLGEMRDPATIEVALTAAEVGHLVLTTLHTSGAPQTIERIMNAFPSEKRSQIAAQIAGGLLCVASQRLVPCAGGVGRVPTVEVMTGSPTVKRQIEGFEMAGLSESIREGAHFGMQTFNMSLAELVERRAITHETALVTSPDPAELRQLIRH, encoded by the coding sequence TTGAGCAGCATACACGACCTACTGGAACAAGCCATACAAAGCCGCGCGTCGGACCTTCTCATCAAGGCCGGGGCGCCTCCCGCTATCCGCGTTGACGGGCGCATCGTCGCCGCCCAGCAGCAGGCGATGACGCCGGAAGACACTGAGGCGATCGCCCTCAACATCATCGACACGGCCAGCCGCGATCGCCTTCTGAAGCTGGGCGCCGCGGGACGGCGCGTGGAGGAAATCGACCAGATTGACGCGGACGTCGCGCTGGCCCACCTCCGCGAGCAGGACGAACTTGACCTCGTCTTCACCATCCCGAACCTCATTCGGGTGCGGGCAAACCTCTACCTTCAGCAGGGGACGATTGCCGCCGCGCTGCGCATCATACCACTCGTGCCGCGAACGATCGAGCAGTTGAACCTGCCTCACATCCTGAGGGACGTGGCGGGCAAGCCCCAGGGCCTGGTCATCGTCACGGGGCCGACCGGCAGCGGCAAGTCCACCACCCTTGCGGGCCTCATCGAGGAGATCAACAACACCCGCGCGGCCAACATCGTGACCGTGGAAGATCCCATCGAGTACGTTTTCCGCGACAAACGCAGCATGATCCAGCAGCGCGAAATCGGCCAGGACACCCGCTCATTCACCACCGCCCTGCGCTCCGTTCTGCGCCAGAGCCCGGACGTGATCATGCTGGGCGAGATGCGCGACCCGGCCACCATCGAAGTTGCCCTCACCGCGGCCGAAGTTGGGCACCTTGTGCTGACCACTCTTCACACCAGCGGCGCTCCGCAGACGATAGAGCGCATCATGAACGCATTTCCGTCCGAGAAGCGTTCGCAGATTGCGGCGCAGATTGCGGGCGGTCTGTTGTGTGTTGCCAGCCAGCGCCTGGTCCCGTGCGCCGGCGGGGTAGGACGGGTGCCGACCGTGGAGGTTATGACCGGTTCGCCGACGGTGAAACGGCAGATTGAGGGTTTCGAGATGGCCGGCCTCTCCGAGTCGATCCGTGAAGGCGCGCATTTCGGGATGCAGACGTTCAACATGAGCCTCGCCGAACTGGTGGAGCGCCGCGCGATCACGCACGAAACCGCTCTCGTCACCTCACCGGACCCGGCGGAACTGCGCCAGTTGATACGCCACTAA
- a CDS encoding c-type cytochrome yields MRLTRPRMARSAFAAFSVVTTTLSLGILVHAQDGAEPPKPETAAHRFKNIKVLKKLPADQLMGNMRVYARSLGVRCTFCHVETAPRQGFERDDKPTKLTARKMIAMTANLNKREKALKGKVTCYTCHRGQHEPEPMPAMPMRDAPPGGQRPPEAGGQRPPEPEGERNERAENGEKD; encoded by the coding sequence ATGCGTTTGACACGGCCCCGAATGGCGCGCTCCGCATTTGCAGCTTTCAGCGTGGTCACAACCACCCTCAGCCTCGGCATCCTCGTTCACGCTCAGGACGGCGCCGAGCCTCCGAAACCGGAGACCGCGGCGCACCGCTTCAAGAACATCAAGGTGCTGAAAAAGCTCCCGGCCGACCAACTGATGGGGAACATGCGGGTGTACGCCAGATCGCTGGGCGTCCGCTGCACATTCTGCCACGTTGAAACGGCGCCGCGACAGGGGTTCGAGCGGGATGACAAGCCGACGAAACTCACCGCGCGCAAGATGATCGCCATGACGGCCAACCTGAACAAGCGCGAGAAGGCGCTGAAGGGCAAGGTGACCTGCTATACGTGCCACCGCGGCCAGCACGAACCGGAACCCATGCCGGCCATGCCGATGAGGGATGCGCCTCCCGGTGGCCAGCGCCCGCCCGAAGCCGGTGGCCAGCGTCCACCCGAACCAGAGGGCGAGCGAAACGAACGGGCGGAGAACGGGGAGAAGGACTGA
- the prmC gene encoding peptide chain release factor N(5)-glutamine methyltransferase, translated as MHTLERPAHSNPNLPEPADERPYAATIGGALSRAARELTNAGVSEPRLDAELLLAYVLAWDRSREDMEFRLKLRDHRLEAVREQRIFNLTHPEAPLTEWGRRFGMFVRERAAGRPTAYWLEAVEFMGLQFYVNRYVLIPRPETETLVETALGLLEKTPHPFVLDVGTGSGCVGLSIATFKPGAVVWALDISPHALRVARKNASWLHVRDRVHWKRADFTALDPSQPITDASGAVAPPFDLIVSNPPYVAPEEAPTLSQEVLREPKEAVFADDGGFAVINALFAKSRTLLKHQGRLVMELGYTQSTEAIRRAQAAGWQDVEVLPDLAGIPRVLVARNG; from the coding sequence ATGCACACCTTGGAACGTCCCGCACATTCGAACCCAAACCTTCCTGAGCCGGCGGATGAGCGGCCGTACGCGGCCACCATCGGCGGCGCCCTTTCGCGCGCCGCGCGGGAACTCACAAATGCAGGCGTTTCCGAGCCCCGTCTCGACGCCGAACTCCTCCTGGCCTACGTCCTGGCGTGGGACCGCTCCCGGGAAGACATGGAGTTCCGCCTGAAATTGCGCGACCACCGCCTGGAAGCGGTCCGGGAACAGCGCATCTTCAACCTCACACACCCGGAGGCGCCGCTCACGGAATGGGGGCGCAGGTTCGGCATGTTCGTTCGCGAGCGCGCGGCCGGACGGCCGACGGCCTATTGGCTGGAGGCCGTGGAGTTCATGGGCCTTCAGTTCTACGTGAACCGGTACGTGCTCATCCCCCGGCCGGAGACGGAAACGCTGGTCGAAACAGCCTTGGGGTTGCTCGAAAAGACGCCGCACCCGTTCGTCCTGGACGTGGGCACCGGGAGCGGTTGCGTCGGGCTCAGCATCGCTACGTTCAAACCCGGCGCTGTGGTATGGGCGCTGGATATATCGCCGCATGCCCTCCGCGTCGCCAGGAAGAACGCCTCGTGGCTCCACGTCCGCGACCGCGTGCATTGGAAGCGCGCCGATTTCACGGCTCTGGATCCGAGCCAACCCATCACCGATGCATCTGGAGCGGTTGCGCCGCCGTTCGACCTGATTGTCTCCAATCCGCCCTACGTCGCCCCGGAGGAAGCACCAACTCTGTCGCAGGAGGTCTTGCGCGAGCCGAAGGAAGCAGTTTTCGCCGATGATGGCGGGTTCGCCGTCATCAACGCACTCTTTGCCAAGTCGCGGACCCTGCTGAAGCATCAGGGGCGGCTCGTCATGGAACTCGGCTACACCCAGAGCACGGAGGCGATCCGGCGCGCCCAGGCCGCCGGCTGGCAGGATGTGGAGGTCCTCCCGGACCTCGCCGGCATCCCCCGGGTCCTGGTCGCGCGGAACGGCTGA